A stretch of the Amycolatopsis sp. BJA-103 genome encodes the following:
- a CDS encoding adenylate/guanylate cyclase domain-containing protein yields the protein MRPVKDSSVRDRGQGPFGSWLLGPLDQDAAVLRRRVQGLLTGTLIATNVIGALVVVGLAALLMPSPGMSGELVRVTAIAVPVYVVSAVVVGAMWGTRGALRTLRWAADGRTPTDAERAACLRVPLRLTLVQAVLWGIATVVFGVLAALVQPRVALTELLVVAFAGVVVCAIAYLAGEFILRPYVALALAGTSPERPLSGGVNLRMLLFWCLGTGVPVAGLVVTAVLAWVRGDVSTTKLAVSVVALGLVVLCFGLLVTVFTARAVVNPIRSVQHALGRVRAGDFAVEIPVYDGTELGLLQAGFNGMAVGLAERERLRDLFGRHVGEDVAIEAMRTSAELGGTVRTVSVLFVDLIGSTALAASRPPEEVVGLLNRFFAVVVDEVDRNHGLVNKFVGDAALAIFGAPVRLDDHATLALSAARAIGRRLAAEVPECPAGIGVATGEVVAGNVGDPRRFEYTVIGDPVNEAARLTELAKNVEARLLASWTAIESAAEAEAAQWKATEDVTLRGRTRPTTLATPRP from the coding sequence GTGCGACCAGTCAAGGACTCCTCTGTTCGGGACCGCGGGCAAGGGCCGTTCGGCTCATGGCTGCTCGGTCCGCTCGATCAGGACGCGGCCGTGTTGCGCCGTCGCGTCCAGGGACTGCTCACCGGGACGCTGATCGCGACCAACGTCATCGGCGCGCTGGTCGTGGTCGGCCTGGCGGCACTGCTGATGCCCTCACCCGGCATGTCCGGCGAACTCGTCCGGGTCACCGCGATCGCTGTCCCCGTCTACGTGGTCTCCGCCGTCGTCGTGGGGGCGATGTGGGGCACCCGCGGCGCGCTGCGGACGTTGCGCTGGGCGGCGGACGGCCGGACGCCGACCGACGCGGAGCGCGCCGCCTGCCTCCGCGTGCCGTTGCGCCTGACCTTGGTCCAGGCGGTGTTGTGGGGCATCGCGACCGTGGTGTTCGGCGTGCTGGCCGCGCTGGTGCAGCCGCGGGTCGCGCTGACCGAACTGCTCGTCGTCGCGTTCGCGGGCGTGGTCGTCTGCGCGATCGCTTATCTGGCAGGGGAGTTCATCCTCCGGCCGTACGTGGCCCTTGCCTTGGCGGGCACCTCGCCCGAGCGGCCCCTCAGCGGTGGGGTCAACCTGCGGATGCTGCTGTTCTGGTGCCTCGGCACCGGCGTTCCGGTCGCCGGGCTGGTGGTCACGGCGGTGCTGGCGTGGGTGCGCGGCGACGTGTCGACCACGAAGCTCGCGGTCTCGGTCGTCGCCCTCGGCCTGGTGGTGCTGTGCTTCGGCCTGCTGGTGACGGTGTTCACCGCTCGCGCCGTGGTGAACCCGATCCGGTCGGTGCAGCACGCGCTGGGCCGCGTGCGGGCCGGGGACTTCGCCGTGGAGATCCCGGTCTACGACGGCACCGAACTCGGTCTGCTGCAGGCGGGTTTCAACGGGATGGCCGTCGGTCTCGCCGAACGCGAACGTTTGCGGGATCTGTTCGGCAGGCACGTCGGCGAGGACGTCGCGATCGAGGCGATGCGCACGTCCGCCGAACTCGGCGGCACGGTGCGGACGGTGTCGGTGCTGTTCGTCGACCTGATCGGTTCGACCGCGCTGGCCGCGAGCCGTCCGCCCGAGGAGGTCGTCGGCCTGCTCAACCGGTTCTTCGCGGTGGTGGTCGACGAGGTCGATCGCAACCACGGGCTGGTCAACAAGTTCGTCGGTGACGCCGCGCTCGCGATCTTCGGCGCGCCGGTGCGGCTGGACGACCACGCGACGCTCGCGCTGTCCGCGGCCCGCGCGATCGGGCGCAGGCTGGCGGCGGAGGTGCCGGAATGCCCGGCCGGGATCGGCGTGGCGACGGGCGAGGTGGTCGCCGGGAACGTCGGCGACCCGCGGCGGTTCGAGTACACGGTGATCGGCGACCCGGTCAACGAAGCCGCCCGGCTCACGGAACTGGCGAAGAACGTCGAAGCCCGGTTGCTCGCTTCGTGGACGGCGATCGAGTCGGCGGCCGAGGCCGAGGCCGCACAGTGGAAGGCGACGGAGGACGTCACCTTGCGAGGTCGCACCCGCCCCACGACGCTCGCGACCCCGCGTCCCTGA
- a CDS encoding class I SAM-dependent methyltransferase — protein MSTRKVGTQRAFDEAAADFAALGRYLWEPIGAATVAAAGLGRGARVLDACCGTGASAIPAARVVGPEGVVDALDLSGPMIGELRRLSADLPQLRAHQADATAWETDGYDAVLTALGIFFFPDMADGTERLIRRVRPGGRAVFTIWRGGSMVTAGRYVGRAMAAVTDSAPPPEREPGLIDRINQAGSYAEWLSARGLSDVDVVVNELRLTMTPEVAWLVIIGSGFRGLLSDLEPAVVEQVRERYLDSLRDEGVTELDVTTLIGSGTVG, from the coding sequence ATGTCTACTCGCAAGGTCGGCACGCAGCGTGCCTTCGACGAAGCGGCGGCCGATTTCGCCGCGTTGGGGCGCTATCTCTGGGAGCCGATCGGCGCGGCCACGGTGGCGGCCGCCGGACTCGGCCGCGGAGCCCGTGTCCTCGACGCCTGTTGCGGGACCGGCGCGTCCGCGATCCCGGCGGCGCGGGTGGTCGGCCCCGAGGGGGTGGTGGACGCGCTCGACCTCTCCGGTCCGATGATCGGCGAGTTGCGCCGGTTGTCGGCGGACCTGCCGCAGCTTCGCGCGCACCAAGCCGACGCGACGGCGTGGGAAACCGACGGGTACGACGCGGTGTTGACCGCGCTCGGCATTTTCTTCTTTCCCGACATGGCGGACGGCACCGAGCGGCTGATCAGGCGGGTCCGGCCCGGCGGGCGGGCCGTGTTCACCATCTGGCGCGGCGGATCCATGGTGACGGCGGGCCGGTACGTCGGCCGGGCGATGGCCGCGGTGACCGATTCCGCGCCGCCGCCGGAACGCGAGCCCGGGTTGATCGACCGGATCAACCAGGCCGGGAGCTACGCCGAGTGGCTTTCCGCGCGTGGTCTGTCCGATGTGGACGTCGTGGTCAACGAACTGCGGCTGACCATGACGCCGGAAGTGGCGTGGCTGGTCATCATCGGTTCCGGCTTCCGGGGTCTTCTTTCCGATCTCGAACCCGCTGTCGTCGAGCAGGTACGCGAGCGTTATCTCGATTCCTTGCGCGACGAGGGCGTGACCGAGCTCGACGTCACCACGCTGATCGGCTCCGGCACCGTCGGCTGA
- a CDS encoding peroxiredoxin, with translation MDQGDLAPDFTLPDDTGQDRTLSDFLSTGPVVLFFYPAAMTGGCTAESCHFRDLAAEFADVGAHRVGISPDGVTKQREFSTLHGFDYPLLSDVDGAVAKQFGVWRRFSPLHAKRRTFVIDTDRKVLEVIKSELKFDVHADKALAALRERKTTA, from the coding sequence ATGGACCAAGGAGACCTCGCCCCGGACTTCACCCTGCCCGACGACACCGGCCAGGACCGCACACTGTCGGACTTCCTGTCCACCGGCCCGGTCGTGCTGTTCTTCTACCCCGCCGCGATGACCGGTGGCTGCACCGCCGAGAGCTGCCACTTCCGCGACCTCGCCGCGGAATTCGCCGACGTCGGCGCCCACCGCGTCGGGATCAGCCCGGACGGCGTCACCAAACAGCGCGAATTCTCCACCCTGCACGGTTTCGACTACCCGCTGCTGTCCGATGTGGATGGTGCCGTAGCCAAGCAGTTCGGCGTCTGGCGCAGGTTCAGCCCGCTGCACGCCAAACGGCGCACCTTCGTGATCGACACCGACCGCAAGGTCCTCGAGGTGATCAAGAGCGAGCTGAAGTTCGACGTCCACGCGGACAAGGCGCTCGCGGCCCTGCGCGAACGGAAGACCACGGCCTAG
- a CDS encoding MerR family transcriptional regulator, producing the protein MSSLKSAGMRTAEVARRAGYSVQQVRNLERDGVLPEATRTASGYRSYGEVHLRSALAYRALAAGVGPVEAKKIVRALHRDPLAEVLALLDAAHARLDAERADLREATEAVRVISREPIEDVRGSDSMGVSELASALGLRPSTLRHWDAERLVVPGRDQRGTRRYTPSQVRDARIVHQLRLAGYRVAPLRALMPELRRSRRLEDVASALAVREAAITARSRALFDGTAALSLIATAG; encoded by the coding sequence GTGTCAAGTCTCAAATCGGCCGGGATGCGCACCGCGGAGGTCGCGCGGCGGGCGGGGTACTCCGTCCAGCAGGTGCGCAACCTCGAACGCGACGGCGTGCTCCCGGAGGCGACGCGGACGGCCTCGGGGTACCGGAGCTACGGGGAGGTCCATCTCCGGTCCGCGCTGGCCTATCGCGCGCTCGCCGCCGGGGTGGGGCCGGTCGAGGCCAAGAAGATCGTCCGCGCGCTGCACCGTGACCCACTCGCCGAGGTGCTCGCGCTCCTCGACGCGGCCCATGCCCGGCTCGACGCCGAACGCGCGGATCTGCGGGAGGCCACGGAAGCCGTCCGGGTGATCTCCCGCGAACCGATCGAAGACGTGCGCGGCTCGGACTCGATGGGTGTCTCCGAACTCGCGTCGGCGCTCGGTCTGCGTCCGTCGACATTGCGGCACTGGGACGCGGAACGGCTCGTCGTCCCCGGCCGCGATCAGCGCGGGACGCGGCGGTACACGCCGTCCCAGGTGCGGGACGCGCGGATCGTGCACCAGCTGCGGCTCGCCGGGTATCGCGTCGCGCCCCTTCGCGCGCTCATGCCGGAGTTGCGGCGATCCCGGAGGCTGGAGGACGTCGCCTCAGCGCTCGCCGTCCGGGAGGCCGCGATCACGGCCCGCTCGCGAGCGCTTTTCGACGGCACCGCCGCGCTTTCGCTCATCGCCACGGCAGGCTAG
- a CDS encoding DUF6194 family protein — MTIEEIISFVSDLDGVLALTPAPGDDWPELSWGDAFFYYSPDGVVPTNVQPFATVVTKNYPGDETSRLDRPDTFRVNIHAGKEEFARRLGRAPREAAGTDVDPGVTDTVIAHPVYGTAGWLAVVNPASRTEEVTRELLGTAYQRARERYERRADSPRA, encoded by the coding sequence ATGACCATCGAAGAGATCATCAGCTTCGTGTCGGACCTCGACGGCGTCCTGGCCCTCACCCCCGCGCCCGGCGACGACTGGCCGGAGCTCAGCTGGGGCGACGCGTTCTTCTACTACTCACCCGACGGCGTCGTCCCCACGAACGTCCAGCCCTTCGCGACGGTCGTGACCAAGAACTACCCCGGCGACGAGACCTCGCGCCTGGACCGGCCGGACACGTTCCGCGTGAACATCCACGCCGGTAAGGAGGAGTTCGCCCGGCGGCTCGGCCGCGCACCCCGGGAAGCGGCCGGAACCGACGTCGACCCCGGCGTCACCGACACCGTGATCGCCCATCCCGTGTACGGAACCGCGGGCTGGCTGGCGGTGGTGAACCCGGCGTCCCGGACCGAAGAGGTCACTCGCGAACTGCTCGGCACGGCCTATCAGCGAGCGCGGGAGCGGTACGAGCGGCGAGCGGACTCCCCACGCGCTTAG
- a CDS encoding putative immunity protein: MAAAEQNLTIDLDLAELRAVTAFSVACAEPALAIFERECPEDPRPRAVLDEARRFAAGGKRTKALRVTSLDAHRAARAARESGREAAFEAARAAGHAGASAYLHPLAKATQVLHILGAAANAARAFELEAGDDPAVGAGYVEKFAGLAGPVVVDVLKRYPDAPGGGRRAGELLRTLDASLRSRSVL; encoded by the coding sequence ATGGCAGCGGCGGAACAGAACCTCACGATCGACCTCGACCTGGCGGAACTACGTGCGGTCACGGCCTTCTCCGTGGCCTGCGCGGAGCCCGCCCTGGCGATCTTCGAGCGCGAGTGCCCGGAGGATCCGCGTCCGCGGGCCGTGCTCGACGAGGCACGCCGGTTCGCGGCCGGGGGCAAGCGGACGAAGGCGTTGCGGGTGACCTCGTTGGACGCGCACCGGGCGGCTCGGGCCGCCAGGGAAAGCGGTCGTGAAGCCGCGTTCGAAGCGGCCCGGGCCGCCGGCCACGCGGGAGCGTCCGCGTATCTGCATCCGCTGGCGAAAGCGACTCAGGTCCTGCACATCCTGGGAGCCGCCGCGAATGCGGCGCGCGCCTTCGAACTCGAGGCCGGTGATGACCCCGCCGTCGGCGCCGGGTACGTCGAGAAGTTTGCCGGTCTCGCCGGTCCTGTCGTGGTGGACGTCCTGAAGCGCTACCCGGACGCCCCGGGCGGCGGTCGCCGGGCAGGGGAGTTGCTGCGGACGCTGGACGCGTCGTTGCGGTCGCGTTCGGTCCTCTAA
- a CDS encoding TioE family transcriptional regulator, producing MGRNLQTRERLRPVDLARKHGLSTQAVRNYEADGILPAAERGPQGYRTYTPLHAQALRAFLALVPGHGHATATSIMTEVNRGAVEEALRLVDESHAQLLDDRRTLQAVAAALRELEPVPQERGDLFVGPLARKLGVRPATLRKWERAGLLRPERDPRTGYRVYSPADVRDAKLTHQLRRGGYLLERIAPLIEQVRSAGGVVPLESTLHDWHTRLSARGRALLSGAAALDTYLGENPNR from the coding sequence GTGGGCCGAAACCTTCAAACCCGCGAACGGCTCAGGCCGGTCGATCTCGCGCGTAAGCACGGTCTGTCGACGCAGGCCGTCCGCAACTACGAGGCGGACGGCATCCTCCCGGCGGCCGAACGCGGTCCGCAGGGCTATCGCACCTATACCCCGCTGCACGCGCAAGCCCTGCGCGCGTTCCTCGCGCTCGTGCCGGGACACGGCCACGCGACGGCGACGTCGATCATGACCGAGGTCAACCGGGGCGCGGTCGAGGAGGCGCTCCGGCTCGTCGACGAGAGTCACGCCCAGCTGCTCGACGACCGCCGCACCCTCCAGGCCGTCGCGGCCGCGCTCCGCGAACTCGAGCCCGTGCCGCAGGAGCGGGGCGACCTGTTCGTCGGCCCGCTGGCGCGGAAACTGGGCGTCCGGCCCGCCACCCTCCGGAAATGGGAACGCGCCGGCCTTCTCCGGCCCGAACGCGACCCGCGGACGGGCTACCGCGTGTACAGCCCGGCCGATGTGCGCGACGCCAAGCTGACCCATCAGCTCAGGCGGGGCGGCTATCTCCTGGAGCGGATCGCGCCGCTGATCGAGCAGGTCCGCTCGGCCGGAGGCGTCGTGCCCCTCGAGTCGACACTGCACGACTGGCACACCCGGCTCTCGGCGAGGGGCCGTGCCTTGCTCTCCGGCGCCGCCGCGCTGGACACCTATCTCGGCGAGAACCCGAATCGCTGA